One Aneurinibacillus migulanus genomic region harbors:
- a CDS encoding DUF1540 domain-containing protein — MPQGVKCSVSNCVYYAAGNNCSAQAIMVDVDRHANTNYTEEIGEIGISSDRQEQASNSAQTCCHTFKQKNKA; from the coding sequence GTGCCGCAAGGTGTAAAATGCAGTGTATCGAACTGTGTGTATTATGCAGCAGGAAATAACTGTAGTGCACAAGCGATTATGGTTGATGTGGATCGACATGCCAACACAAATTATACAGAAGAAATCGGAGAAATTGGCATCTCTTCCGATCGCCAAGAACAAGCTTCCAATTCGGCTCAGACATGTTGTCATACGTTCAAACAGAAGAACAAAGCATAA
- the thiI gene encoding tRNA uracil 4-sulfurtransferase ThiI produces the protein MQYEHILIRYGELALKKRNRGEFETQLVRNIKKSLKAHPKVQVERVYGRMYLVLNGEPYEQVEAKLKKVFGIHSFSPTRFLQTFDLEAIQHAALEAVLDVDPAPRTFKAVVKRPNKQFPHRSQEMNHLIGGYILRNTDELKVDVHKPDVEVRVEIRVEGVFISCRTIRGMGGLPTGSSGKAMLMLSGGIDSPVAGWMTMKRGVRIEGVHFHSYPFTSERAKQKVIDLARILTQYSGGMKLHVVPFTEIQTQIRQHCPEHYTITIMRRFMMRITERLAQKHGALAIATGESLGQVASQTMESMYTINHVINTPVLRPVVAMDKEEIMTISRQIETYETSILPYEDCCTVFVPKSPVTRPKPEIAEEFERVLDVERLVEEAVAAVESIWIDPVAEEPEHQDFF, from the coding sequence ATGCAGTATGAACATATTTTAATTCGTTATGGTGAGCTGGCGCTTAAAAAGCGCAATCGAGGAGAATTCGAGACGCAGCTTGTTCGTAATATCAAAAAAAGTTTAAAAGCACATCCGAAGGTGCAGGTAGAGCGTGTATATGGAAGAATGTATCTTGTACTAAACGGCGAGCCGTATGAGCAAGTAGAAGCAAAGCTGAAAAAAGTATTCGGTATTCACTCGTTTAGCCCAACGCGTTTCCTACAGACATTTGATTTGGAGGCAATCCAGCATGCAGCACTTGAAGCTGTATTGGACGTAGACCCGGCGCCGCGTACATTTAAGGCAGTTGTAAAGCGACCGAATAAGCAATTTCCGCATCGCTCACAGGAGATGAACCATCTCATAGGAGGCTATATACTGCGCAATACAGACGAGCTAAAAGTCGATGTGCATAAACCGGATGTGGAAGTAAGGGTAGAAATTCGTGTTGAAGGTGTTTTTATTTCGTGTCGCACCATTCGTGGTATGGGTGGACTGCCGACCGGAAGCAGCGGTAAAGCGATGCTCATGCTCTCAGGTGGTATTGATAGTCCCGTGGCTGGATGGATGACAATGAAGCGCGGTGTGCGTATTGAAGGCGTGCATTTTCATAGTTATCCGTTTACATCGGAGCGCGCCAAGCAGAAAGTTATCGACTTGGCACGTATTCTGACACAGTATAGTGGTGGGATGAAATTGCATGTTGTACCTTTTACGGAAATTCAGACCCAGATACGGCAGCATTGTCCGGAACATTATACGATTACGATTATGCGTCGTTTTATGATGCGGATTACGGAACGTTTGGCGCAGAAGCATGGTGCATTGGCAATCGCTACCGGAGAAAGCCTAGGACAGGTCGCTTCACAGACAATGGAAAGTATGTACACAATTAATCATGTAATTAACACGCCTGTTCTACGGCCAGTGGTAGCCATGGATAAAGAAGAAATTATGACGATTTCCAGACAAATCGAGACGTATGAAACATCAATTTTGCCGTACGAGGATTGCTGTACAGTATTTGTGCCAAAATCACCGGTCACGCGTCCGAAGCCTGAAATAGCGGAAGAATTCGAACGGGTACTAGATGTGGAGCGTCTCGTGGAAGAGGCCGTTGCTGCAGTGGAGAGCATCTGGATTGATCCTGTGGCTGAAGAACCGGAGCATCAAGATTTCTTCTAA
- a CDS encoding cysteine desulfurase family protein translates to MIYFDNSATTRPHPDVLKTFGDVAEQYFGNPSSLHHLGGRAAQLLEQAHKVAADCLSVRPSEIIFTSGGTESNNAALKGVAQQHLSRGKHIITSSVEHASVYETCKQLEEQGYSVTYLPTDGKGRVCVEDVQRALRDDTILVSIMYVNSELGTIQPIEEIGRLLADYPKVYFHVDAVQGFGKLPLLPGKWGVDLLSLSAHKFHGLRGCGLLYVRRGVTLSPLIIGGGQEAGYRSGTENVPGFVGMAKAMRMQRDGLEASRTHMKRLRNRLIDALSPLAYCKLNGPGKDDECAAPHIVNFSFPGVKAEVVVHALEKKDIYVSTRSACSSKADKPSRVLLAAGVEEERAKSALRVSFSVDNTEEEVDVFVRAIEEIVPNLVKIMRV, encoded by the coding sequence ATGATTTACTTTGACAATAGCGCAACGACGCGTCCGCACCCTGATGTGCTGAAAACGTTCGGTGACGTAGCGGAACAGTATTTCGGCAATCCTTCTTCGCTTCACCATCTGGGAGGAAGAGCAGCTCAGTTGCTTGAACAGGCGCATAAAGTCGCAGCCGATTGCCTGAGTGTGCGACCGAGTGAAATCATATTTACGTCTGGTGGCACTGAGAGTAATAATGCCGCTCTAAAAGGTGTGGCACAACAACATCTCTCGCGTGGAAAGCATATTATCACGAGCAGCGTAGAACATGCGTCCGTCTATGAAACATGCAAGCAATTGGAGGAACAAGGATATTCGGTTACATATCTGCCGACTGACGGAAAAGGTAGGGTATGTGTTGAGGATGTTCAACGCGCTCTGCGCGATGATACAATTCTTGTTTCAATCATGTATGTTAACAGTGAACTGGGAACGATACAGCCGATTGAAGAAATTGGTCGCTTGCTTGCTGATTATCCGAAAGTATATTTCCATGTGGATGCTGTACAGGGATTCGGTAAACTACCGCTCTTGCCAGGCAAGTGGGGAGTAGATTTACTCTCTCTGTCTGCACATAAGTTTCATGGACTGCGTGGCTGTGGACTTTTATACGTCCGTCGTGGTGTAACGTTGTCTCCACTTATTATAGGTGGAGGACAGGAGGCGGGATACCGTTCTGGAACGGAGAACGTACCCGGTTTTGTTGGTATGGCTAAGGCGATGCGCATGCAGCGGGACGGCTTGGAGGCGAGCCGTACACATATGAAAAGGTTGCGTAATCGCTTAATCGACGCTTTATCACCGCTTGCGTATTGCAAGCTGAACGGTCCTGGAAAAGATGACGAGTGCGCGGCGCCACATATCGTTAATTTCTCGTTTCCTGGCGTGAAAGCGGAAGTAGTAGTGCATGCGCTTGAGAAGAAAGACATATATGTCTCGACCCGTTCTGCCTGTTCGTCTAAGGCAGATAAGCCATCCCGTGTGCTGCTGGCTGCGGGTGTGGAGGAAGAACGAGCCAAAAGTGCATTGCGTGTCAGTTTTTCCGTTGATAATACGGAAGAAGAGGTCGATGTTTTCGTACGTGCGATCGAAGAAATTGTGCCAAATCTAGTGAAAATAATGAGGGTGTAA
- the phaC gene encoding class III poly(R)-hydroxyalkanoic acid synthase subunit PhaC, producing the protein MSAPVTKSWEDFLDSMPQEMQRTYRRFKKASEVLTTEAEPEVGMTPKEVIWTKNKSKLYRYQPALPKKHRIPLLMVYALINKPYILDLSPGNSLIEYLVNRGFDVYLLDWGTPALEDRSMKLDDYIMDYIPRAVRKVLKTSGAEEISLLGYCMGGTMTSIFAALHPQLPIRNIIFMTSPFDFADAGLFTNWLDEKYFNLDKMVDTMGVVPPEMIDFGNKMLKPIVNFYGPYVNLVDRAENESFVNGWKLMQKWVNDGIPFPGEAFRQWIREFYQHNKLLKGELYIRGRQVDLSNIKANVLNIAAERDHIAIPHQVEAIMPVISSKDKTYMEMPTGHVSVCFGRQAINKTYPTVGDWLEQRSK; encoded by the coding sequence ATGTCAGCTCCAGTGACAAAAAGTTGGGAAGACTTTCTTGACTCCATGCCTCAAGAAATGCAGCGCACATACCGTCGCTTCAAAAAAGCTTCAGAAGTATTAACTACGGAAGCAGAACCGGAAGTCGGTATGACACCAAAAGAAGTAATTTGGACGAAAAACAAGAGCAAACTGTACCGTTATCAACCAGCACTGCCGAAGAAACATCGCATTCCGTTACTGATGGTATATGCACTCATTAATAAACCTTATATTTTGGATCTTTCTCCCGGCAATAGCCTCATCGAATACCTGGTTAATCGCGGATTCGATGTGTATCTGCTCGATTGGGGCACGCCTGCACTCGAAGACCGTAGTATGAAACTCGACGATTATATTATGGATTACATTCCACGTGCCGTACGCAAAGTGCTCAAAACCTCGGGAGCTGAAGAAATTTCTCTGCTTGGCTACTGCATGGGTGGTACGATGACCTCTATTTTTGCCGCTCTGCACCCGCAGTTGCCGATTCGTAACATTATCTTTATGACGAGCCCGTTCGATTTCGCCGATGCCGGTCTGTTTACAAACTGGCTCGATGAGAAATATTTCAATTTGGATAAAATGGTAGATACAATGGGGGTCGTCCCACCGGAAATGATCGATTTCGGAAATAAAATGCTGAAACCGATTGTCAACTTTTACGGTCCATATGTCAACCTCGTAGATCGGGCAGAGAACGAGAGCTTCGTAAATGGCTGGAAGCTAATGCAGAAGTGGGTCAATGACGGTATTCCATTCCCAGGTGAAGCATTCCGCCAATGGATCCGTGAATTCTATCAACATAATAAGCTGCTCAAGGGTGAGTTGTATATTCGTGGACGCCAGGTTGACTTGAGTAATATTAAAGCCAATGTATTGAACATCGCCGCCGAGCGTGACCATATTGCAATTCCACACCAGGTGGAAGCCATTATGCCGGTCATCTCCAGCAAAGATAAAACTTATATGGAGATGCCAACCGGACATGTATCGGTATGCTTTGGCCGTCAGGCGATTAATAAAACATATCCGACCGTAGGCGACTGGCTAGAGCAGCGTTCAAAATAA
- a CDS encoding 3-oxoacyl-ACP reductase — protein sequence MVNVNGRVAIVTGGSRGIGAAIAKELAANGIKVAINYNSNSEAAEAVVQEIEQAGGEAFAAQANVSDSAQARVLVEETINKYGKLDILVNNAGITRDRTFRKITEEDWKSVIDVNLNSVYNMSTAALSHIQESDAGRIINISSIIGQAGGFGQTNYAAAKAGMIGFTKSLALELAKTGTTVNAICPGFIDTEMVQAIPDEIRAQIVAKVPARRFGLPEEIACGVLYLCQDGEYITGQQLNINGGLYM from the coding sequence ATGGTGAATGTAAACGGTAGAGTAGCGATTGTAACAGGCGGGTCCCGTGGAATCGGCGCGGCAATTGCCAAAGAGTTGGCAGCAAATGGTATAAAAGTGGCTATCAACTACAACAGCAATAGCGAAGCTGCAGAAGCGGTCGTTCAAGAAATTGAACAAGCAGGTGGCGAAGCATTTGCAGCACAGGCGAACGTATCCGATTCGGCGCAAGCACGCGTACTGGTGGAAGAAACCATTAATAAATACGGCAAGCTGGACATATTGGTGAACAACGCCGGCATTACCCGTGATCGCACTTTCCGCAAAATCACCGAGGAAGATTGGAAAAGTGTTATTGATGTCAACTTAAACAGTGTGTATAACATGTCAACAGCAGCGCTTTCCCATATTCAAGAGTCCGACGCGGGACGTATTATTAACATCTCCTCCATCATCGGTCAAGCGGGCGGCTTCGGACAAACGAATTACGCCGCAGCCAAAGCTGGTATGATCGGCTTTACCAAATCTCTCGCACTTGAACTTGCAAAGACAGGCACAACCGTGAATGCAATCTGCCCTGGATTTATCGATACGGAAATGGTACAGGCGATTCCAGATGAGATTCGCGCTCAAATCGTAGCAAAAGTTCCGGCCCGTCGCTTCGGACTTCCGGAAGAAATCGCGTGCGGTGTTCTCTACCTGTGCCAGGACGGCGAATATATTACAGGACAGCAGTTAAATATAAACGGTGGACTTTATATGTGA
- a CDS encoding site-2 protease family protein, producing MAEIKKKKSGWGAVGGLLGFLALFGGKLKFLLPLLKMGKFGATIWTMALSVGAYMLIYPWTFALGLVMMLFIHEMGHVWAAKRKNLPVSAPAFLPFLGALIMMKKQPKDAETEAYVALGGPLLGTLGAVAVLLLGIMTGYPVLYAIAMIGFFLNLINLLPIHPLDGGRIVTAISRWLWLVGLIGGLVVILYLKAIIFLIFWGMFAWELYSKYVRKKKNKDGSRLQMEHALLWVPVQTFEEKALFIPATEHRRALPFMHVGDVEKKQDVLTIGYPGIEETKTFNYTSGLVHDVQLVMTEVVGDQVKMSVEMKVEPYEEERGMIRDDKYYEVSPRTRWVYGLAYFGLAIALGLLMVYTSVQMPHIPLAG from the coding sequence TTGGCTGAAATAAAGAAGAAAAAAAGCGGCTGGGGCGCGGTCGGAGGATTGCTAGGTTTTCTCGCTCTCTTCGGCGGTAAGCTGAAATTCCTGCTTCCCTTATTGAAGATGGGAAAATTCGGTGCGACCATTTGGACAATGGCTCTATCGGTGGGAGCATATATGTTGATATATCCGTGGACATTCGCGCTTGGCCTTGTCATGATGCTGTTCATTCACGAAATGGGGCACGTGTGGGCCGCGAAGCGTAAAAACCTTCCCGTTTCTGCTCCAGCCTTCCTTCCGTTTCTTGGCGCGCTGATTATGATGAAAAAGCAGCCGAAAGACGCGGAGACAGAAGCATATGTGGCATTAGGAGGCCCGCTGTTGGGTACATTAGGTGCGGTTGCAGTGCTGTTGCTTGGAATTATGACCGGCTATCCGGTACTGTATGCTATTGCCATGATTGGTTTTTTTCTTAATTTGATTAATCTATTACCGATTCATCCGCTGGACGGAGGTCGTATCGTTACTGCCATCTCACGTTGGCTCTGGTTGGTTGGCCTGATTGGCGGCTTAGTAGTTATTCTATATCTCAAAGCGATTATTTTCCTGATTTTCTGGGGCATGTTCGCTTGGGAACTATATAGTAAGTATGTTCGGAAAAAGAAGAACAAGGATGGATCCCGCTTGCAGATGGAGCATGCTTTGCTATGGGTACCGGTACAAACGTTTGAAGAGAAAGCATTATTTATTCCGGCTACGGAGCATCGTCGTGCTTTGCCGTTTATGCATGTAGGTGATGTGGAGAAGAAGCAGGATGTGCTAACGATTGGCTATCCTGGAATAGAAGAGACAAAAACATTTAACTATACTAGCGGACTGGTGCATGATGTACAACTTGTTATGACGGAAGTTGTGGGAGATCAAGTGAAAATGTCCGTAGAAATGAAAGTAGAGCCATATGAAGAAGAGCGGGGAATGATTCGCGACGACAAATACTATGAAGTGTCGCCGCGTACTCGCTGGGTATATGGCCTGGCATATTTTGGACTTGCGATTGCACTAGGACTTCTCATGGTCTATACGTCCGTTCAAATGCCACATATTCCGCTTGCAGGATAG
- the phaR gene encoding polyhydroxyalkanoic acid synthase subunit PhaR has product MSKQNPFDPFSMWKDVYDKTESHWSKMFNESMSKEDFSEWMGQFLNVYLQYQNMIQQSTEKYLAQANMPSRTDLSNLASLLVNLEAKVDNLEEMIEEDLSHQINSLNVSREVNRLKTDMKSLDKKLDQILEALKKQAEAKEASVKEVAAAKENEQRKETEKKDA; this is encoded by the coding sequence GTGAGCAAGCAAAACCCGTTCGACCCTTTTTCAATGTGGAAAGATGTATACGACAAAACCGAATCCCACTGGAGCAAAATGTTTAACGAATCGATGAGTAAAGAGGATTTTTCAGAGTGGATGGGACAGTTTCTAAACGTATATTTGCAGTATCAGAACATGATACAGCAATCGACGGAGAAGTACCTGGCCCAGGCAAACATGCCTTCTCGTACTGATCTTTCCAACCTGGCTTCCTTACTCGTTAACCTTGAAGCTAAGGTCGATAACTTGGAAGAAATGATTGAAGAAGATCTTTCCCACCAGATTAACAGTCTGAATGTCAGCCGCGAAGTCAATCGACTGAAAACCGACATGAAAAGCCTTGATAAAAAGCTCGATCAAATCTTGGAAGCACTAAAAAAGCAAGCGGAAGCAAAAGAAGCATCCGTCAAAGAGGTAGCTGCAGCGAAAGAGAACGAGCAAAGAAAAGAAACAGAGAAAAAAGACGCATAA
- a CDS encoding helix-turn-helix domain-containing protein, with protein MEKIHIKVGRNLQRIRKSRGLSLDKVAELTGVSKAMLGQIERGESNPTVTTLWKIATGLHLSFSSLIEDDSPSVSVISLTDVTPVMEDNEKYQVYPLFPFNQETRFEMYTVIMQPGCVHHSEAHGTDAQEYIIVAEGTLTLTIGSTEYIVREKDAIRFTTGMAHTYTNATEGALRLQMVIYYPA; from the coding sequence ATGGAAAAAATACATATTAAAGTGGGAAGAAATCTACAGCGTATCCGAAAAAGCCGGGGACTAAGCCTAGACAAGGTCGCCGAGCTAACTGGCGTCAGTAAAGCCATGCTCGGACAAATTGAACGCGGTGAATCTAATCCTACCGTGACAACGCTGTGGAAGATCGCAACTGGTCTTCATCTATCCTTCTCTTCCCTTATTGAAGACGACTCGCCTAGCGTGTCCGTTATTTCACTTACTGACGTCACCCCCGTTATGGAAGATAACGAAAAATATCAGGTGTATCCTTTATTTCCGTTCAATCAGGAAACAAGGTTTGAGATGTATACAGTAATTATGCAGCCAGGATGCGTTCATCACTCCGAAGCGCATGGAACAGACGCACAGGAATACATTATTGTCGCCGAAGGAACGCTCACGCTTACGATTGGTAGCACAGAGTATATTGTTCGCGAGAAAGATGCCATTCGTTTCACGACTGGTATGGCCCACACATACACTAATGCAACTGAAGGAGCTCTTCGATTACAGATGGTCATCTACTACCCTGCATAA